A stretch of the Polaribacter pacificus genome encodes the following:
- a CDS encoding DUF4294 domain-containing protein: MKGLVTLLLLLCSCTFFAQKKDSIPLSKQYLVITDTTTIKLKEVVLLSKRKFEAQEDVHYYYWFRKKVFKAYPYAILAVKRMDTLSGRLAKIESNRDKKRYTKIIQRYLEGEFTDQLKKMTKTEGRILIKLIYRQTGLTVFDQIREFRSGWNAFWYNTTANLFSLSLKTEYDPEHENEDFLIEEILQRAFTDELLVEQKPRITFDFNKIYQERDGKIDVETYKLMFAKAKKKQERRSN; encoded by the coding sequence TTGAAAGGATTAGTGACTTTATTATTATTGTTGTGCAGCTGCACTTTTTTCGCACAGAAAAAAGACAGTATTCCTTTGTCTAAGCAATACCTTGTTATAACTGATACAACCACTATTAAATTAAAAGAGGTAGTGCTATTGTCCAAACGAAAATTTGAAGCGCAAGAAGATGTACATTATTATTACTGGTTTCGAAAAAAAGTTTTTAAAGCATATCCGTATGCAATCTTAGCAGTAAAAAGAATGGATACGCTCTCTGGACGATTGGCAAAAATAGAAAGTAATAGAGATAAGAAGAGGTATACCAAAATTATTCAACGATATTTAGAAGGAGAATTTACGGATCAGTTAAAAAAAATGACCAAAACTGAAGGGCGAATCTTAATAAAGTTAATTTATCGGCAGACTGGTTTAACTGTTTTTGATCAAATACGTGAGTTCCGAAGTGGTTGGAACGCCTTTTGGTATAATACCACAGCCAATCTTTTTAGCCTTTCTTTAAAAACAGAATATGACCCAGAACACGAAAATGAAGATTTTTTAATTGAAGAAATCTTACAAAGAGCATTCACAGATGAGCTTCTGGTAGAGCAAAAACCCCGCATTACCTTTGATTTTAATAAAATTTACCAAGAAAGGGATGGGAAAATTGACGTGGAAACCTATAAGCTGATGTTTGCTAAAGCTAAGAAAAAGCAGGAAAGGCGTTCAAATTAG
- a CDS encoding ABC transporter permease/M1 family aminopeptidase: MFFTIYKQELNYWFKRPAFYIYAVIFFLLALFIAASTAGVFDSFTTTTSSSSIVNSPIGINNLFNSLTVLIFFLFPSIIGVSVYRDYKSEMHSILYSYPFTKTDYLFAKFLSAITVVLVIVFIIGLGMFLGFRFPGTNADLVSPFAFSAYAHAYIIYIIPNVLLYGAIVFGVVTFTRNIAAGFITVILLMLVQGIVEGVLSDPDNRFVAALLDPFGAAASNYYTRYWTVAEQNELFLPFKGVIIYNRLLWMGISILIFGLVYRYFSFSQNAFSFSFRKKSAERSTKSNFGGITRIKLPTVKFDYSPKQHLKTMWRLSNLDFKYIITSWPFISIVLVGFIFIVLTASVIGEVFGTNTYPVTWQMLLVPGNSFALFINILTFLYAGMLIHRAGIARANHLIDVTPIPNWTLLGSKFIALLKMQMVLLLVIMIGGMSVQIYKGYYNFEIGHYLYELYVLNFISFVVWALLSLFIQTLMKNPYLGLFVLLVISIAIPFLSMIGIEQAVFKFNQAPGFSYSDMNGYGISFNSYMIHKVYWLLCGLMLLIFANLFWVRGIPNSFKERIKLANQRFKGRLVFTLFVFLIGFLALGFTIYKENNIDNKSFTSKEREQQRVDWEKKYKKYEDYAQPRIVAVKATMDIYPKQLNFEASARYTMVNKTQEKIDTVFVNHNGYPSTFTFNKEVDLVLEDSIMHFDMYKLKTSLLPGEILELVTTVKNKPNSFLRTNSPVIENGTFINNFSLFPTLGYSDSNELTDNEARKKYKLPENSLKPKPSDSTALGNTYISKDSDWIDFEATVSTSKDQVAIAPGYLQKEWTDGDRRYFHYKMDSKILNFYAFNSARYEVVKDQWKDVSLEIYYRKGHEFNLERMIKGMKASLAYNSENFSPYQHKQLRIIEFPRGGFAQSFPNTIPYAEDAGFIADVDDSDEGGVDYPFAITVHEVAHQWWAHQVIGADVLGSTMLSESLSEYVALKVLEHQHGKEKMRKFLKKSLDDYLTQRTFEVKRENALMYNDGQGYIRYQKGSLVFYALSDYIGEATLNAALKTYVEKVKFQEPPYTTSIDLVNHIKAVTPDSLRYIIKDMFETITLYKNSVTNVTSTALPNGKYQVDIEFLVSKYRNNDQGRRYYGEQVGDTLTYTSKNLKRPVLSVPLADYIDIGIFTEEEVDGAKKEVVLYLKKHKITNIHNTLTIIVDKKPTEVGVDPYNKLIDTSSQDNRRKL, translated from the coding sequence ATGTTTTTTACGATATACAAACAAGAGTTAAACTATTGGTTTAAAAGACCAGCCTTTTATATTTATGCGGTAATATTTTTCTTACTAGCTTTATTTATTGCCGCATCTACCGCAGGTGTTTTTGATTCATTTACCACAACTACAAGTTCATCGTCTATTGTCAACTCACCTATTGGGATAAACAATTTGTTTAATTCTTTGACGGTACTTATTTTCTTTTTGTTTCCTTCTATTATTGGAGTGTCTGTTTATAGAGATTATAAAAGTGAGATGCATTCTATCTTGTATTCCTATCCATTTACAAAGACTGATTATTTGTTTGCTAAATTTTTAAGCGCCATTACGGTGGTTCTTGTAATTGTATTCATAATTGGGTTGGGTATGTTTCTCGGGTTTCGATTTCCTGGGACAAATGCAGACTTGGTCTCTCCATTTGCTTTTTCTGCCTATGCACATGCGTACATTATATATATTATACCTAATGTTTTGTTGTATGGAGCTATTGTCTTTGGAGTTGTCACTTTTACCAGAAATATAGCAGCAGGATTTATTACAGTCATTTTATTAATGCTTGTTCAAGGAATCGTAGAAGGTGTGCTTTCTGATCCAGATAATCGTTTTGTTGCTGCTTTATTAGATCCTTTTGGTGCTGCTGCTTCAAATTACTATACTCGCTATTGGACAGTTGCAGAACAAAACGAACTCTTTTTGCCTTTTAAGGGAGTAATTATATACAACAGGCTTTTGTGGATGGGTATTTCTATACTGATTTTTGGTTTGGTGTATCGTTATTTTTCATTTAGTCAGAATGCTTTTAGTTTTTCTTTTAGAAAGAAATCCGCAGAACGCTCTACAAAATCAAATTTTGGAGGGATCACAAGAATTAAGTTGCCTACAGTTAAGTTTGATTATTCTCCTAAGCAGCATCTAAAAACAATGTGGAGGTTGTCTAATTTGGATTTTAAATACATTATTACAAGTTGGCCATTTATCAGCATCGTTTTGGTAGGCTTTATTTTTATTGTTTTAACAGCAAGTGTGATTGGCGAAGTTTTTGGAACCAATACCTATCCGGTAACCTGGCAAATGTTGCTAGTGCCCGGAAATAGTTTTGCTTTGTTTATTAATATTCTTACCTTTTTATATGCAGGGATGCTTATTCATAGAGCAGGGATTGCTAGAGCCAATCATTTAATAGATGTCACCCCCATTCCAAATTGGACGCTTTTAGGGTCTAAGTTTATCGCCTTGTTAAAAATGCAGATGGTTTTGTTGTTGGTAATTATGATAGGAGGGATGTCTGTACAGATTTACAAAGGCTATTACAATTTTGAGATTGGTCATTACCTTTATGAGCTTTATGTCTTAAACTTTATCAGTTTTGTCGTTTGGGCCCTGTTATCGCTTTTTATTCAAACCTTAATGAAGAATCCTTATTTAGGTTTGTTTGTTTTGCTGGTTATTTCTATTGCCATCCCTTTTTTAAGTATGATCGGTATAGAGCAAGCAGTTTTTAAATTTAATCAAGCTCCTGGCTTTTCATATTCTGACATGAACGGTTATGGTATTTCGTTTAATAGCTATATGATTCATAAAGTATATTGGTTGCTCTGTGGTTTGATGCTGTTGATTTTTGCAAACTTGTTTTGGGTTCGTGGTATTCCAAATTCTTTTAAAGAACGAATTAAACTGGCAAATCAAAGATTTAAAGGTCGATTGGTATTCACTCTTTTTGTGTTTCTGATTGGTTTTTTGGCATTGGGATTCACCATTTATAAAGAGAACAACATAGACAACAAAAGTTTTACTTCTAAAGAGCGAGAACAACAACGTGTTGATTGGGAGAAGAAGTATAAGAAGTATGAGGATTATGCACAACCTAGAATTGTAGCCGTCAAAGCAACAATGGATATCTATCCAAAGCAGCTAAATTTTGAGGCGAGCGCAAGGTATACGATGGTCAATAAAACTCAGGAGAAGATTGATACCGTATTTGTAAATCACAATGGATATCCTTCTACCTTTACTTTTAACAAAGAAGTTGATCTGGTCTTAGAAGATTCGATAATGCATTTTGATATGTATAAACTTAAAACAAGTCTGCTTCCTGGTGAAATCTTAGAACTTGTGACCACAGTTAAAAACAAGCCAAATTCGTTTCTGAGAACTAACTCTCCTGTAATTGAGAATGGTACTTTTATTAATAATTTTAGTCTTTTTCCTACCCTTGGGTATAGTGATTCAAATGAGTTAACAGATAATGAGGCAAGAAAAAAATACAAGCTACCTGAAAATTCGTTAAAACCAAAACCATCTGATTCAACAGCCTTGGGCAACACTTATATTTCTAAGGATTCAGATTGGATAGATTTTGAGGCGACTGTTAGTACCTCTAAAGATCAAGTTGCAATTGCCCCAGGGTATCTGCAAAAAGAATGGACAGATGGAGATAGAAGATACTTTCATTATAAAATGGATAGTAAAATTCTTAATTTTTATGCCTTTAACTCTGCCCGCTACGAAGTGGTTAAAGATCAATGGAAGGATGTGAGTTTAGAAATCTACTATCGAAAAGGTCATGAATTTAACTTAGAGCGCATGATTAAAGGTATGAAAGCTTCTCTGGCTTACAATTCTGAGAACTTTAGTCCTTATCAACACAAGCAGCTGCGGATTATTGAATTTCCAAGAGGAGGTTTTGCTCAATCTTTCCCTAACACCATTCCTTATGCCGAAGACGCTGGTTTTATTGCTGATGTAGATGACTCGGATGAAGGCGGAGTAGATTATCCTTTTGCTATTACGGTTCATGAGGTTGCGCATCAATGGTGGGCACATCAAGTAATAGGAGCAGATGTCTTGGGTTCAACCATGCTTTCTGAAAGCTTGTCAGAATATGTTGCTTTAAAGGTTTTAGAGCATCAACATGGAAAAGAAAAGATGCGAAAATTCTTGAAAAAATCATTAGATGACTATTTAACGCAACGAACTTTTGAAGTTAAAAGAGAAAATGCTCTAATGTATAATGATGGACAAGGTTATATTCGTTACCAAAAAGGATCCTTGGTGTTTTATGCCTTGAGTGATTATATAGGAGAAGCTACTTTAAATGCTGCTTTAAAAACCTATGTAGAGAAAGTTAAGTTTCAGGAACCTCCATATACAACTTCCATAGATTTGGTCAATCATATTAAAGCAGTCACACCAGATTCTTTGCGCTATATTATTAAAGACATGTTTGAAACCATTACTTTGTATAAAAATAGTGTGACCAATGTCACTTCTACAGCCTTGCCAAATGGCAAATATCAGGTTGATATAGAATTCCTGGTAAGTAAATATAGAAACAACGATCAAGGAAGACGCTATTATGGAGAGCAAGTAGGGGATACCTTAACCTACACTTCTAAGAATTTAAAGAGACCTGTACTATCTGTTCCTTTAGCTGATTATATTGATATCGGAATCTTTACAGAAGAAGAAGTAGATGGCGCAAAGAAAGAAGTGGTTTTATACCTAAAAAAGCATAAGATTACAAACATTCACAATACCTTAACGATTATCGTAGATAAAAAGCCAACTGAAGTAGGTGTAGATCCTTATAATAAGTTGATCGATACATCCTCACAAGATAACAGAAGAAAGCTCTAA
- a CDS encoding ABC transporter ATP-binding protein, giving the protein MKLRIQNLTKTYKNGVKAIDNLSIEIGTGMFGLLGPNGAGKSSLMRTIATLQSPDSGSIHFGDINVLEDPMSLRKLLGYLPQSFGVYPKMSAEDLLDYFATLKGVSLKSDRVKLVKEVLEITNLYEVRKKHVAGYSGGMKQRFGIAQLLLNNPKLIIVDEPTAGLDPAERHRFLNVLREVGTNCTVIFSTHIVEDVKELCNEMAILNGGKILKHTTPQDAAKEIEGSIWTRSIDRDDLEAMEKQYNVLSSNYNQDNSLNIRVYAEQQPSEDFVLAKPQLDDVYFIALKQDEFVAVS; this is encoded by the coding sequence ATGAAACTTCGTATACAAAACCTTACCAAGACCTATAAAAATGGGGTAAAGGCCATAGACAATTTAAGTATTGAAATAGGCACTGGAATGTTTGGACTTTTAGGGCCAAATGGAGCCGGAAAGTCATCGTTAATGAGGACTATAGCTACTTTGCAAAGTCCAGATTCTGGAAGCATTCATTTTGGTGATATCAATGTCTTAGAAGACCCGATGTCATTAAGGAAGTTGTTGGGGTATTTGCCACAGTCTTTTGGGGTTTATCCAAAGATGTCTGCAGAAGATTTGTTGGATTATTTTGCCACTTTAAAAGGAGTGAGTTTAAAATCGGATCGGGTAAAATTAGTGAAAGAAGTTTTGGAGATTACAAATTTATATGAAGTCCGAAAAAAACATGTTGCAGGTTACTCTGGAGGGATGAAACAACGTTTTGGGATCGCGCAATTGCTGCTAAATAATCCCAAACTAATTATTGTTGATGAGCCGACAGCGGGATTGGATCCTGCAGAGCGGCACCGTTTTTTAAATGTGCTCCGCGAAGTAGGTACCAATTGTACCGTTATTTTCTCTACACATATTGTAGAAGATGTTAAAGAGCTGTGTAATGAGATGGCTATTTTAAACGGTGGAAAAATACTAAAGCATACCACACCCCAGGATGCTGCTAAAGAAATTGAAGGGAGTATTTGGACCAGAAGCATCGATAGAGATGATCTAGAAGCAATGGAAAAGCAGTACAATGTACTGTCGTCTAATTACAATCAAGATAATAGTTTAAATATTCGAGTGTATGCTGAGCAGCAACCTTCTGAAGATTTTGTTTTGGCCAAGCCACAGTTGGATGATGTCTATTTTATCGCTTTAAAACAAGATGAGTTTGTCGCTGTTTCTTAA
- a CDS encoding M42 family metallopeptidase encodes MSKKSILNKKSLNFLESYLNNAAPTGYEWEGQKIWMKYLEPYVDEFITDTYGTAVGVINPDAPYKVVIEGHADEISWYVNYISDNGLIYVIRNGGSDHQIAPSKVVNIHTKKGIVKGVFGWPAIHTRLKGKEEAPTPENIFIDCGCTTKEEVEKLGVHVGCVITYPDEFHILNGDKFVCRALDNRMGGFMIAEVARLLHENKKKLPFGLYVTNSVQEEIGLRGAEMITHRIQPNVAIVTDVTHDTTTPMIDKKKEGHIEMGKGPVIAFAPAVQQKLRDLITDTAESNKIPFQRSALSRATGTDTDAFAYSNGGVASALISLPLRYMHTTVEMVHREDVENVIKMIYESLLKIEEGETFSYFK; translated from the coding sequence ATGTCAAAAAAATCAATATTAAATAAAAAGTCACTTAATTTTTTAGAAAGTTATTTGAACAATGCAGCCCCTACGGGTTATGAATGGGAAGGTCAAAAAATTTGGATGAAGTATCTAGAACCTTATGTTGATGAGTTTATTACTGATACTTACGGAACTGCTGTAGGAGTTATCAATCCAGATGCTCCTTATAAAGTTGTGATCGAAGGACATGCTGATGAGATTTCTTGGTATGTTAATTACATCTCTGATAACGGTCTAATTTACGTAATTAGAAACGGTGGGTCTGACCATCAAATTGCACCGAGTAAGGTGGTTAATATCCATACCAAAAAAGGAATCGTAAAAGGGGTCTTTGGTTGGCCAGCAATCCACACGCGCTTAAAAGGAAAAGAAGAAGCTCCAACACCAGAAAACATTTTTATCGATTGTGGTTGTACGACAAAAGAAGAAGTAGAAAAGCTTGGAGTACATGTTGGTTGTGTTATTACCTATCCAGATGAATTTCATATTTTAAATGGCGATAAATTTGTTTGTAGAGCATTAGACAATAGAATGGGTGGTTTTATGATTGCAGAAGTTGCAAGATTATTACATGAAAACAAAAAGAAACTGCCTTTTGGTTTATACGTTACCAACTCTGTTCAAGAAGAAATTGGTCTTAGAGGTGCTGAGATGATTACGCATCGCATTCAGCCTAATGTGGCGATTGTTACTGATGTAACCCATGACACCACCACACCAATGATTGACAAAAAGAAAGAAGGTCATATAGAAATGGGCAAAGGTCCAGTAATTGCTTTTGCACCTGCTGTTCAGCAAAAACTTAGAGATCTTATTACCGATACAGCAGAAAGCAATAAAATTCCGTTCCAACGCTCTGCCTTATCTAGAGCTACAGGTACAGATACAGATGCATTTGCATACAGCAATGGAGGTGTTGCATCTGCGTTAATTTCTTTGCCTTTGCGTTATATGCACACCACAGTAGAAATGGTTCATAGAGAAGATGTTGAAAACGTGATAAAAATGATTTATGAATCTTTATTAAAAATAGAAGAAGGGGAAACGTTTTCTTATTTTAAATAA
- a CDS encoding aminotransferase class V-fold PLP-dependent enzyme, with amino-acid sequence MKLQEQRSQFEIPSEVSYLNIASLSPSFKTVEKAGLDAVKEKSQPFLIPSLAYFDPVKELKQLFANLIQAPDLNRIAPIPSVSYGMATVANNIKLKKGDEILLIEEQFPSNYYVWEKLAQKFEAQITIIPKPKQNKDFGKLWNEAILNAISDKTALIALGNIHWVHGTIFDLKAIRKKTKAHKALLIVDGSQSVGALPFSVLEIDPDALICAGYKWLFGPYGCAYAYFGSYFDEGQPIEENWSNRLDSENLSGLTNYQSKYKPLANRYAVGEHASFIYVKMQIAALKQLIAWSPKSIQEYCASITLDAVKELQEAGFYIAESEQRAQHLFGVELPERLNQTALKERLAEENIYVSFRGNSLRISCHLFNTKEDLKKLSTCLIAALD; translated from the coding sequence ATGAAACTACAAGAACAAAGAAGTCAATTTGAGATTCCTTCTGAGGTATCCTATTTAAACATCGCTAGCCTTTCTCCGTCTTTTAAGACGGTAGAAAAGGCTGGTTTAGATGCCGTAAAAGAAAAAAGCCAACCCTTTTTAATTCCAAGTTTAGCTTATTTTGATCCTGTAAAAGAACTAAAACAACTTTTTGCAAATCTTATCCAAGCTCCAGATCTTAATAGAATTGCCCCTATTCCTTCTGTTTCATACGGGATGGCCACTGTAGCAAATAATATTAAACTCAAAAAAGGAGATGAAATTCTGTTGATAGAAGAACAGTTCCCTAGCAACTATTATGTATGGGAAAAATTGGCTCAAAAATTTGAAGCTCAAATTACCATCATACCAAAACCTAAACAAAATAAAGATTTCGGAAAACTTTGGAATGAAGCAATTTTAAATGCAATTAGTGATAAAACTGCCCTAATTGCTTTGGGAAACATTCATTGGGTACACGGAACCATTTTTGATTTAAAAGCGATTCGTAAAAAAACCAAAGCACACAAAGCACTCTTAATTGTTGATGGAAGTCAATCTGTAGGCGCACTTCCTTTTTCTGTTTTAGAAATTGATCCTGACGCATTAATTTGCGCAGGCTACAAATGGCTGTTTGGTCCATATGGCTGTGCCTATGCCTATTTTGGTTCTTATTTTGATGAAGGACAACCCATAGAAGAAAATTGGTCCAATCGTTTGGATAGTGAAAACTTAAGCGGACTAACCAATTATCAATCCAAGTACAAACCATTAGCCAATAGATATGCTGTTGGTGAGCACGCTAGTTTTATCTACGTAAAAATGCAAATTGCAGCGCTAAAACAACTCATCGCATGGTCCCCAAAGTCCATTCAAGAATACTGTGCTAGTATTACCCTCGATGCGGTAAAAGAACTACAAGAAGCTGGGTTCTATATAGCTGAAAGCGAACAAAGAGCACAGCATTTGTTTGGTGTAGAATTACCAGAAAGGCTAAATCAAACTGCCTTAAAAGAAAGACTAGCAGAAGAAAACATCTATGTTTCTTTTCGCGGAAACTCTTTGCGAATTTCTTGCCATCTCTTTAACACAAAAGAAGATCTTAAAAAATTAAGCACCTGTTTAATAGCAGCTCTAGACTAA
- a CDS encoding NUDIX hydrolase — translation MDELLDILTPEGQLTGKTCLKSEAHQKGYYHQTVHAWFYTTHRKVLLQKRASIKQVFPNLWDVSVAGHIGAGEPILSAAAREVKEEIGLTVPKTDFVQVGLRKDEIIHPNGILDNEFKHIFLCKLTKEVSELTMQIGEVDDLQLFDLAILKNTTKHGSFMVPNFKNYYDFIYDKITAAL, via the coding sequence TTGGATGAGCTCTTAGACATACTTACTCCTGAAGGACAATTGACAGGTAAAACTTGTTTAAAATCTGAAGCACATCAAAAAGGGTATTATCATCAAACAGTTCATGCTTGGTTTTATACAACACACAGAAAAGTACTATTGCAAAAAAGAGCCTCCATTAAACAAGTATTCCCAAATTTGTGGGATGTTTCTGTTGCAGGCCATATTGGTGCTGGTGAACCTATTCTATCAGCAGCTGCTAGAGAAGTAAAAGAAGAGATTGGCTTGACGGTTCCTAAAACTGATTTTGTCCAGGTTGGTTTGCGCAAGGATGAAATTATCCATCCAAATGGGATCTTAGACAATGAGTTTAAGCATATTTTTCTCTGCAAATTAACTAAGGAAGTATCAGAGTTAACAATGCAAATTGGAGAAGTTGATGATTTACAATTGTTTGATCTTGCTATACTAAAAAACACCACAAAACACGGTAGTTTTATGGTGCCTAATTTTAAAAATTACTACGATTTTATCTATGATAAAATTACTGCAGCGCTGTAG